The stretch of DNA GTCGGAAGATTTGTACCGCAAGGTCGATCTGGTGGTAGTGCCCTCGCTCTACCCCGAGCCACTCCCCCGCAGCATCCTAGAAGCCTACCGCTACGGCCTGCCGGTTATCGCCGCCCGCTCCGGTGGCATCCCCGAAGTAGTCGATCCAGGCCGCAGCGGATGGCTCTACGAAGGGCGTGATGTCGACGAACTCGCCCGCCTGATCACTGCCTTGCCCAGCCCCATGGGTCTCGACACACTGGACAACACGGCCCGCGATGCGATCGTCAGCCGTACTGATCCAGACTACGTGGTCGATGCATACGAGTCGGTATATCGGGATGTGCTGGCGACGGCGTGAACGCGATCAGGGCAACAGTGACCGCTACCTGGAAACGTTCTCATTTCGAAATGTTTTGCCGTGCCTATGATGAGGCGTTCAAAAAACCTGCCATCACCCCCGAATGTTGCAAAACATACTCGCCGGCCCTTGTCGCTAGATGATCGGTGTCATGATGGACAGGGTAGACGCTGAGCCACCGCGTGCACTCGTCCCCCAGACAGAATGATTTTCGGGGTTCGACATAGGACGCGCCAGGCAGAGCTATCTTAAGCCCTGGAAAAAAAACGCTGAGATCGAGATCTTGGCAGTGTTTCAGGCACGAACGGACAGAACGATGGGGGCAAGTCGTGCATTCTGAGTTGCGCTAGGCATTCCGGTCCTGGCACTTGAAGCTCGCGAACATCGCGAAATACGCTTACTTTTATGTTAGCCCTTCCGAGCTCCGACGATGGTAGCAAATGACCCGCGCAGCGCACTTTCTGTTTGAAGGATGCGACCGGTGGCATCCAGTAATTGTTGCATCTCGATGTGCTCAGGCGGGAAGAAGGCACGGGCCTATCGGCCTATCAGTATGACTTAGCTCATGTCATCGGATCGCGGCAGTTCCTGAAGAAAATCCGCATTCATCGCTGTGCATCCGTCCCCTATTTGCCCCGTCTCTTCGCGACGATGGCCTCCGGAAGGCACGCCATAGATCGCCAGGATCGCACCGGCCAACAATTCCTATACGCCTGTGGGCAACATGTAGAGGTTCGCAGCCGCATGGTTCGATAATAGGACAATATCGAGAAATAGGATACGGCCTTCCCAGCGAAATACAGCGGGAGCTGACGAGACGTTTTGCTCGTCGAATCAACGTCATGCCCAAGCCTGCTCCCACACTTGGTAAGAGTACGGCTAGCGATGGCGAATACGTAGACTGACGACCTCGGGTCTTTATTAAAACTTTCATAACGGACAGGGGGCAGTTCGTTCCGTCAGCCCAACAGTGCAACACTACATTCTTCTTCCGTTCGGAGAAAGAAGCTAGAATCCCTTATGAACATGGCGCAAGATCGCTGTGACCGATCCGTTGCTAAAAACTTGGGGCCTACGAGGTGCCAGGGATGAAGCATCTGTTGCAATGCGGCGCATGCGGAAAGCTGTCTTCGGAGAGCCTAGTCGAACGGGGCGACCCGCTCGGCTCGCCCATGGTCATTACGAAGCGGCGGCGACCACCGCTATGGTCGTGTTCGCGGTTCCTGTTAATTGTCCGCTTCCGCCAGATCTCAGATTTTACGCACCCGCGATACGTGCACCGCAAAAACCCGGATCAAATACTTCATCACTTACTTTTCGGACGGCGATCTCGATTTGGAAAGCGAAGAATAGCTCAAACCGCCGCAACGTTAGCGTATTCAATTTCGCCAGCTTTTTGCTCAAGATGCGTCGCTTCACCTTAACCAACTGCAACCCGGTTCCAGTCATCAGCTTTACAGCGGAATCCTCGGAGAAAAAACGGATGTGAGTTCTATCAAAAAGACCTGTATTTCTGTACTTCCAGTTCCCAGTCAAGATTGTCCAGACGAACCTCAGCTGCTGCGAATTAGGGACTGATGTGACGATTGTCGCGCCGATAGGCAAAGCCGTGTGCAACTCTGCGACCACGCGCCAGGGATCATATAAATGCTCCAAGACGCAAAGGCAGAAAACCAGATCAACAGGAGCGCGACGAGCCAGCGCGTTGGCAAGCTGCCCCTCTTTGTTGAGATTGACGAGAATTACATCGTCTACCTTGCTTTTGGCGACGTCCAAGGCCTTCTCAGAATAGTCTGCTACATAGACCCGTTCGGCACCCAGATGCCTCTTCATATGCGCGGCGAACTCGCCAGTCGAGCCACCCACGTCGAGGATTGTACCAACCGTAGATGGGCAAAGCTCGGTTATCCCGGCCCTATCGGACTGCGCGTAGATAGGCACTGTTGGTTCGGCCATACATCCCCCTTAAGACGTGTGACGGTTCCAATTGTGAGTTCTTCGCATCGGCGGCCGAGCACACACGAAGGGGGTAAGCATAGAATGCGCCGAGCGCAAATGGCACAGTATGGCCCGTCGCAGCTACGAGGCGCTTATCTGCCAGCAGCGACCTCGAACGCGGCGGTCCCCGCCTCCGCCTGTTTCACCACCGCCAGCTGCTCGGCAGCCGTCGCGGCATATCGCCCTGCATTAGACCGCGCTTCGCTAATGGATGGTCAGGGTCGCATTACCTCTGGTTTCAGTATTTATGACCATAGAGCACTAAATATTAACCACACCTTACAAGCGTCGACCATTCGGGCGCTGCGGTAACAAAGCTATTACAGTAGAGAGCTATTACAACATCTCCACATGTTAGTGGTGGTGTTTGGGATCGTAGCTGCCGCGATTATTATTCCTGGCGTAAGGTTAGTACATAATTGCGTAATCGCAGCAGGCAGCGTTGGGGCAAAAATGCTGAGTCCTATATTTTAGACGCTGGGACACCCGCAAAACCCATCAGGTAACTCGATGTATCGAGATAGATGGCCGCCTTTAACTAGGCGTTTTCACGGACGACAGCGCCTTCTTGTATGCTTCGTTGATCCGCTTCACCATGGCGTTGATACCCCAAGGCGACAGGTCAACCTCGCGTGCGACGGCCGCCATGCTATCCCGCCGTGCTGGGTTATCGACGAGGGCAATGAAATTGGCCGCGAGCGCGGGAAAATCATTGATTGCGCAGAACAGGCCGTTGCGTTGGTCCGCCACCACCTTGTCGATCCCGGGCAGGGCCGGCGTTACCACTGGCCGACCGGCTAACGTTGCCTGAACAACTACGCGAGGCAGCCCTTCGTTGCCCGCGGCGTGCAGGACGATATCAGCGCTGACCAGTAGGTTGGGCAAATCCTTGCGGAACCCGAGCACGATCACGTGCTCGACAAGGTTCAGTTCCCCAATCCGTGCCTGGAGCGCGGCATGCTCGGGTCCTTCTCCGGCGATAACGAGCATCCAGTCCTGCCGATCGCTATAGACGCCAAGCGCCTCGACCAGATCTCCGATCTGTTTACGTTTCTCGAGATGCCCGGCGATTAGGCCGACCGTGCGACCGACAGCCGTTCGGCCTTCGGGCAGGATCGTGGACCAGTCGAGCTTTTCGGCTTGTCGGTACTGCTCGGTATCCATCCCGCTGGGCACCCAGAAATGGCGGTCGGGCTTGCCCAAGCCCTCAACAATGCAAATCCGCTGCATCTCCTCGCTGACGCTGAGAAAGGCATCCGTAAACGGCGCGACCGCCTTTTCCATGCCGAGGTAGAGCAGGCGCTTGGTGCCGGACATGTTGAGGAAAGGCAGAATATGGACGCCATGTATGATCAGTGGCACCCGGACCAAGCAAGCCGCGAGGCGGCCGAGAATGCCTGCCTTGCTCTCGTGCGTATGAACAATCAACGGCTTGAGCTCACGGAATTTGCGGCTGAGCGCGATTACACAAGCGAGGTCCTGCAAAGATGGATCTCGGACTAGTGATGGCACAAAATGCCAGTGCACCCGCGAATCCAACCCGGCAACCATCTCGGGATGATAGCGCCCCGTGATCAGGTGAACATCGTGGCCCTGCGCCGCCTGGCCATTGCACGTGAAGAGCGTGTTCTCGTCCGCGCCACCGCGGATAAAGCGGGTGATCACATGGACGATGCGGCTTTGTGGAGGTAGCTCCCTTTCTGCCGGCATTTTAGGGCCAGACTCGAGAGATGTAGCGTTGGTCACGGCGGGTTACCTTCGACGAATGGCCATCAGGTATGACGGCCAGAGACTATGCCCGCCTTACGTCTGGCCGTCAGCCTAGAAGCTTTGGAACAACGCAAAAAGCGGAAGAGTGCGGATGGCGTCCTGATAAAAGCCCTTGGCACTATTATAGCCCACAAAGACCTTGTCCCCGCCGTAAATAACGGGATCAGCCATACTACCTTCATTAATGGCGCGAATGTCGAAACGTGCAGCCATGCGCTGTCCGTCGCGTTGACGAACAACAATCACTTCATTTAACTTGGCCAACTGCGCCGGCCCACCGGCCTTAGCCAGTACCGTTGTAAGATCCGAGTTTCCGAAGATAGTGATCACACCAGGGGAATTAACCTGGCCACCAACCGCGACCTGCTTGGATGTGTATTCGAGCACGTTCACCGTCACTTGCGGGTTCCGCAAATAAGCGGGCCGCAGATTCGATTCGACGCCCTTGGCAAGCCCGGCTGCGGTAGTACCTACTGCCTTGACCGGGCCGAGCAAAGGCATGCTCACCAAGCCCTGCGGGCCGATGATGACGCTCTCGAGCGACATGTCCGTCTGTCCGTAGACAAGGATCGAGATCCTATCGCCCGGCCCAAGGAGGTAACTATCATCCGCTTGCTGCGGCGCAGCCGACTGCATTGCAGCATAGGCTAAAGCGCCGCTCGGGACATCTTTAGCTCCGCCAGCGCAACCAGAAAGCAACGCAGCAGACATCAGATATCCGCATTTCCCCAGCACCCTTAACCGCATGTTACCCCGCAGCGCAGCAATTAAGCTGAGACTCTAAACGATTGATCCCAGGCATAAAATTCCACCCAACTCAACGATGTATATTTCTGACATTTACTAGCAAAACTGGAATCAAAGTTCCGTTCCGCATCATCAGGTGCGCCACTGTTAGAGTCTCACCACCCCCTCTAAAAGAGAGTGGCCGACTTATCAGGGACTTGCGGGCGTGTCGTTGCCGTCAAAAACACCTGAAATGACAAGAATGCCACCGATAAATACTAAGAAGGCAAGTCCCGGAAACAAAAACCCCGAACCAGCCAGATCGCTGCTAGCGGCTTTAGGCGACTGGCGGAAGCCCACCGCCTTGCCGGTCGTTGCAGTGCCTACCCGCGTATCAAAAGCGCGCGGTGAGGCGGCAACAGCTGACTGCCCCACCAATAGACTGGCCATAGCCAATCCGAATGTAACCTTACCAAAAGTCGCCATGCGGGTTCCCCTTAAGAAACGGCTGAAGTAATAAATCAACTTTAAGCTAACAGAGATAAGCGCATTTTCCTAGATGTTTTTGCAGTTGCGAACTAGCCCGGTCAAACGATCCATAACTTGGTGATACTCAATCGAGAATCTACGCCTTGATAACGACTTGGATCCATCAGCTCCGCCGTATGATACTCCGCGGATCGCGGCGAATCCTGTCAAGGACACTGACGTAGGCGTTACGATCATGCGGAAGAAGAAGTTCGCGCAAGTTGGGAAGCCTGCGAAGCAGGGCGTCCACCCAGAAGCCTGCCGCTACCGAGATGCTCGAGATCGCAAGCGCTGCAGCAAGGTTCACGGCGTTTGCGCTTTGCGGCAGGAGCGATTGGACGCCCTTTACTAGGGGCGCCTGTATAAAGCTGTGTACAAGGAATATGACCAACGACGCTTTACCGATAGCAGCGAGAATCAACGATAACGCGCTTTTGGGCATGCTCAAAGCCACCGCCTTCAACAATAGACTAGCCGAAACGCTGACCACAATCCCAGCTATAAAGACAATAACCGTCCCTTGACCGTATTTAAACAGCGAAATATCCAAATGATCTCGGTAGGTATAGAAAAGACCAAGTGAGAAGACAATCAAGCATGTAAAGGCACTTAATATTCTCAGTTTAATCCCGAACCTCTCAATCCGTTGATTGAATGCTCCGAATAGTACCGCGCCTGGAAATATATAAAGAACGATTGGGATACCGAGAGGAACGAAAAGGGCAACGCTTTTTGGCAGAAGATAGGTGATTATAAGGCACGCAACGCAAATTGCACTGAGCCACGCAAGCGGTACGCGACGTCGAGCCAAGAATTGCCCAACTCCGCCAACAAAGAGCAGATACCCTGCGAACGCCGGCAGAAACCAAAATAAAGAGATATCGCATGCTGCATTGATCAAGCGTGCGCTGCCGATCGCCGCGGCCTGCAGATACGCATTCAAAGAGAACTCGCCCCGCATTGCGATGGCCGCCGTGCCAAGTGTCAAGAACATAAAGAACGGCACTAGAAACCGCACCAGCACATCGGCAATTCTTGATGATCTGCTGCGCAAACCACGGGAGGCGAGCGCCAGAAAAAAGAAACCGTGAACGTGCCACTTATAGACAAATCCGAAAAACCACGACGAATGCGTAGTCAAAAGCCTATTGTGACCCAAAACGATGGCAACTATTAATATGCCTCGTACAATAAGATCGGCTTCAGGGAAAACGCTTGGCTTAATCAAGCTGTATCGATCGCGATTATCATGCAACGCGAAATTCCCTAATCCAACGATCCAGGAGTATTATACCCAGTCCTTATCAGGCTTCGTGTAATATCGGGGAAGAAAATATGTCATCGAGAAAGCAAGAAACATATAGAAAAATGGGATTGTCGAAGGTCCAAAAGAATCGCTCATTTGGTTAGAAACTATGTAAGAGATCAAAGCCATAAGCGAACCGATAAACGGGCCCCTAGCCCCTTCTTCTGAAAGACGAGAGCTATCGTCACGGCCGACTTGCCTGGCCGCACCATAAGCTCCGAGAAAGTACCATAGCACCGCAAGAATAAAGGTAATGGTTAGGCCAAGGCCGGGAAAACCCGTCGTGCGGACGGCGTCCATAAATACGTTATGCGCATGTTCGGTCCCATCCGACATCAACTGCCCCGCACCAACGCCCGTCATCGGATGGGCCAGCGCCATATCCCATGATTCCTGCCATAGACCTTTCCGTGCGAGAACGGAGCCATATTGGTTAACTTCCTCATCTCCAGCAAAAATCGTATCGAGCACAGTAAAGGCCCGCGCATTAATTAGCGGGAGAATGAGTGCGCCACCGATAATTGCTCCCAGCGCGATACTGATATTGCGAGACAGTTCAGCGAGCGCCTGTCTTGGGTCGAGGCGTTGAAATGCCATGAGCGGGACGGAGATAAGGAAAAGGACGGCAAAACTTACAAGATTGGTCTTTGATCCGCTTAGGAAGATAGCATAAATTGCTACAAGCAACCCAACGAGCGGCAAGGAAACTTTGCGGAGGGGGCTTGAGAGTGCTTGGCAAACGAAAAACAATCCTGCCATCGAAGCTACGGGGCCCAGCTGGTTTGGATGCTTGAAAAAACCGGGATAGCGATCGCCGTAGCCGCGTTGTCCCAAGAAGTACGTTGCAGAAAGTGATAGTGTCAAAATAACCAGGCACAATATTTGTGTGCGCCTTGCTGATTGACTTGAACGAGAAAGCGCGAAAATCGCCAGGACAATCGCGATCCCACTTGCATGGCCATAGATCGGTCTAAAAACACGCACAAAGGAGTCGACTCCGATTGCGGTGATCAGGCTCCATCCACAGATGAGCAACGTGAGGCTCAGAATTATCGCTCCGAGATTGCGAGCTCCCGGCAACATGCTGTAGAATGCGTCTCTTGCTGTTGTTGAGTATCCGTATAGAACAAATGGGAATAACGCGATCGAGAAGTTTATCGATGCGATATTGGTAACCCCGGGAGTACAAATCAGCAAGAAGAATAAGGCGAATGGGATGTACTGGCTCGTTGATAGAACCTTTCGGGTGCTTGGAAAGGTTTCCGGAAGCTGTGACCGAGCGGCAGTCATGCCCCGAATGACCCCTGTTTCATGACGTTTTGGTAAAGCACCGTCATTTCATTTGCGAAGCGGAGCATGTCGCACGGGGCGGCCCAATAATCTTGATAAGCGCTATCGGACATGGCTTCCGCTGTAGCGTCATCGTCCAGGACGCGTGTGGCTTCAGACAATGAAGCAGCTTCCCTGGCATCAAAGACGAGTCCGGTTTTGCCGTGGCTTACGACTTCGGCGGCAGAGGAGCAGCTGCTCGATATCACCGGTGCTCCGCAGGCAAGCGCTTCGAGCACGACCATTGGCATGCCTTCATACCAGAGCGAGGGGAAGACCAGCGCGCGTGCCTCGCGCATCGCTTCCTGGACTTGGTTCTTTGCCTGCCACCCGCGGAAGTCGGCGTTGGGTAGGCTGGCCTTGAGCCAATCGAGATCGGGGCCGTCGCCGATTACGACGAGCTGGTGCTGTCTGTCGACAAAGCCTTGCGCCAGCACGGACAGGCCCTTCTCTTTTGAGATACGGCCTACGAACAGGTAGCGTGCGTCTGGCCCGCGCGGTACGCGCGGCTGCTTATCTACCGCGATCGGATTGCGCACTAGCACGATGTTAGCGGCCGCCGGCAGGTAGGGCTGCAGAACACGGCGCTGAGTTTCGCTCAGCAGGATAAAGTTACGCGCTTTCGCCGGGTAATGCGCGCGGGCATGCATGATAGCGTGACGCCCGACCCGCCAGGCCTTGATGATGCCCGAGCGTGAATCGCATTGCGTTGTGAGGCAATCAAGGCCGAGCGGCTTTCTCGTACAGATCGAAAGCGAAGGATAGTCGAAGAAGCCCCCGTTTGGGCAGGCGGCGAAGTATTCATGCATGTGAAAGATTGCATGCACCCCAGGCGACATCAACGGTGGCAAAATGGACGGTGACAGTGCTTTGGACCAAGTGTGGACGTGGAAGATTGTGTCGTTCAGGTCGACTT from Sphingomonas faeni encodes:
- a CDS encoding class I SAM-dependent methyltransferase, whose product is MAEPTVPIYAQSDRAGITELCPSTVGTILDVGGSTGEFAAHMKRHLGAERVYVADYSEKALDVAKSKVDDVILVNLNKEGQLANALARRAPVDLVFCLCVLEHLYDPWRVVAELHTALPIGATIVTSVPNSQQLRFVWTILTGNWKYRNTGLFDRTHIRFFSEDSAVKLMTGTGLQLVKVKRRILSKKLAKLNTLTLRRFELFFAFQIEIAVRKVSDEVFDPGFCGARIAGA
- a CDS encoding glycosyltransferase — translated: MTNATSLESGPKMPAERELPPQSRIVHVITRFIRGGADENTLFTCNGQAAQGHDVHLITGRYHPEMVAGLDSRVHWHFVPSLVRDPSLQDLACVIALSRKFRELKPLIVHTHESKAGILGRLAACLVRVPLIIHGVHILPFLNMSGTKRLLYLGMEKAVAPFTDAFLSVSEEMQRICIVEGLGKPDRHFWVPSGMDTEQYRQAEKLDWSTILPEGRTAVGRTVGLIAGHLEKRKQIGDLVEALGVYSDRQDWMLVIAGEGPEHAALQARIGELNLVEHVIVLGFRKDLPNLLVSADIVLHAAGNEGLPRVVVQATLAGRPVVTPALPGIDKVVADQRNGLFCAINDFPALAANFIALVDNPARRDSMAAVAREVDLSPWGINAMVKRINEAYKKALSSVKTPS
- a CDS encoding polysaccharide biosynthesis/export family protein, with amino-acid sequence MSAALLSGCAGGAKDVPSGALAYAAMQSAAPQQADDSYLLGPGDRISILVYGQTDMSLESVIIGPQGLVSMPLLGPVKAVGTTAAGLAKGVESNLRPAYLRNPQVTVNVLEYTSKQVAVGGQVNSPGVITIFGNSDLTTVLAKAGGPAQLAKLNEVIVVRQRDGQRMAARFDIRAINEGSMADPVIYGGDKVFVGYNSAKGFYQDAIRTLPLFALFQSF
- a CDS encoding acyltransferase family protein, with translation MHDNRDRYSLIKPSVFPEADLIVRGILIVAIVLGHNRLLTTHSSWFFGFVYKWHVHGFFFLALASRGLRSRSSRIADVLVRFLVPFFMFLTLGTAAIAMRGEFSLNAYLQAAAIGSARLINAACDISLFWFLPAFAGYLLFVGGVGQFLARRRVPLAWLSAICVACLIITYLLPKSVALFVPLGIPIVLYIFPGAVLFGAFNQRIERFGIKLRILSAFTCLIVFSLGLFYTYRDHLDISLFKYGQGTVIVFIAGIVVSVSASLLLKAVALSMPKSALSLILAAIGKASLVIFLVHSFIQAPLVKGVQSLLPQSANAVNLAAALAISSISVAAGFWVDALLRRLPNLRELLLPHDRNAYVSVLDRIRRDPRSIIRRS
- a CDS encoding O-antigen ligase family protein encodes the protein MTAARSQLPETFPSTRKVLSTSQYIPFALFFLLICTPGVTNIASINFSIALFPFVLYGYSTTARDAFYSMLPGARNLGAIILSLTLLICGWSLITAIGVDSFVRVFRPIYGHASGIAIVLAIFALSRSSQSARRTQILCLVILTLSLSATYFLGQRGYGDRYPGFFKHPNQLGPVASMAGLFFVCQALSSPLRKVSLPLVGLLVAIYAIFLSGSKTNLVSFAVLFLISVPLMAFQRLDPRQALAELSRNISIALGAIIGGALILPLINARAFTVLDTIFAGDEEVNQYGSVLARKGLWQESWDMALAHPMTGVGAGQLMSDGTEHAHNVFMDAVRTTGFPGLGLTITFILAVLWYFLGAYGAARQVGRDDSSRLSEEGARGPFIGSLMALISYIVSNQMSDSFGPSTIPFFYMFLAFSMTYFLPRYYTKPDKDWV
- a CDS encoding glycosyltransferase family 4 protein, with the translated sequence MKLVVVHDFANAELGAGATRCALDTAIALRAQGVDVTFLAAAGEPDRELLDAGVNVKTLGQADLRRNPSRAKALLQGLWNEDAERAMRKLIAEVDLNDTIFHVHTWSKALSPSILPPLMSPGVHAIFHMHEYFAACPNGGFFDYPSLSICTRKPLGLDCLTTQCDSRSGIIKAWRVGRHAIMHARAHYPAKARNFILLSETQRRVLQPYLPAAANIVLVRNPIAVDKQPRVPRGPDARYLFVGRISKEKGLSVLAQGFVDRQHQLVVIGDGPDLDWLKASLPNADFRGWQAKNQVQEAMREARALVFPSLWYEGMPMVVLEALACGAPVISSSCSSAAEVVSHGKTGLVFDAREAASLSEATRVLDDDATAEAMSDSAYQDYWAAPCDMLRFANEMTVLYQNVMKQGSFGA